In Haloarcula limicola, the genomic stretch CTCGAAATCGGCCGCATCGAGGACGTCACGCCGACGCCTCACGACGGCACGCGCGCACCCAAGAACTCCGGATTCTAATCCATGACACAGGACTACGAGGTTGAGTTCGTCGAACGCGGCGAGCGGGAGTCACGCGTGCTGGTACGGGGCATCACGCCGGCCTTCGCCAACGGCATCCGCCGGGCGATGGTCGCCGACGTGCCCACGTTCAGCATCGACACGGTTCGCGTCATCGAGAACACCAGCGTGATGTTCAACGAGCAGATCGGCCTCCGACTGGGGCTGGTCCCGCTGACGACCGACCTCGACGACTTCGAGGAAGGCGACGAAGTGACGCTGTCGCTGTCGGTTGACGGCCCGAACACGGCCTACTCCAGCGACCTCGTCTCCGGCGACCCGCTGGTCGAACCCGCCGACGACAACGTCCCCATCATCGACTTGAAAGACGGCCAGCGCCTCGAAGTCGAGGCCGACGCCGTCCTCGACAACGGGAAGGAACACGCCAAACATCAGGGCGGCGTGGGCGTCGGCTACCGACACCTCCAGCGCGTCGAGGTCGTCGGGGAGAAAGGCGAGTTCGAGGACGACGAGCCGAACATCCTCCGCGGCGTCATCGAGGAGGGCGCGGCCGAGCACGCCGCCGACCCGGACGCCGAGAACGGGGACCTCGTCCTCACCGACGAGTTCGGAAACGATCTCTCCCAGCGGTACCCCGGCAAGGAGGTCGAGGTCACCGACGTCGAGAACGCCTTCGTGTTCCACGTCGAGACCGACGGCTCGTTCACGTCCGACGAACTGGTCCTGCGCGCGGTCGAGACGCTGCGTGACCGCGCGACCGAACTGAAAGACGCAGTCCAACTGTAACGCCACATGCCCCGAAACACACCTTCGACGCCGATGACCGCCCGCGCCCCGAGCGAGAGGACCGAAAGGGGTTTTACGGGGCACGCAGAACGAAATAACGCGAGCAGGGATAGCCAAGTCAGGCCAACGGCGCAGCGTTCAGGGCGCTGTCCCGTAGGGGTCCGCAGGTTCAAATCCTGCTCCCTGCACTTTTCCTACAAAGGAGGAACTCTATGAGCAAGACGAACCCGAGACTCAGCAGTCTCATCGCTGACCTGAAGTCGGCCGCCCGCAGCGCGGGCGGCAACGTCTGGGGCGACGTCGCCGAGCGCCTCGAGAAACCCCGGCGCACCCACGCGGAAGTCAACCTGGGCCGCATCGAGCGGTACGCCCAGGAGGACGAGACCGTCGTGGTGCCGGGCAAGGTACTCGGTTCCGGTGTCCTGCAGAAGGACATCACCGTCGCCGCAGTCGACTTCTCCGGCACCGCCGAGAAGAAGATCGACCAGGTCGGAGAGGCTGTATCGCTCGAACAGGCAATCGAAAACAACCCCGAAGGCTCCCACGTGCGGGTGATCCGATGAGCCTCGCGGAGTTCGACGCCGACGTCGTCGTCGACGCCCGTGACTGTATCATGGGCCGCGTGGCCTCGGAAGTCGCC encodes the following:
- a CDS encoding DNA-directed RNA polymerase subunit D, producing MTQDYEVEFVERGERESRVLVRGITPAFANGIRRAMVADVPTFSIDTVRVIENTSVMFNEQIGLRLGLVPLTTDLDDFEEGDEVTLSLSVDGPNTAYSSDLVSGDPLVEPADDNVPIIDLKDGQRLEVEADAVLDNGKEHAKHQGGVGVGYRHLQRVEVVGEKGEFEDDEPNILRGVIEEGAAEHAADPDAENGDLVLTDEFGNDLSQRYPGKEVEVTDVENAFVFHVETDGSFTSDELVLRAVETLRDRATELKDAVQL
- a CDS encoding 50S ribosomal protein L18e; translation: MSKTNPRLSSLIADLKSAARSAGGNVWGDVAERLEKPRRTHAEVNLGRIERYAQEDETVVVPGKVLGSGVLQKDITVAAVDFSGTAEKKIDQVGEAVSLEQAIENNPEGSHVRVIR